In the genome of Bremerella sp. P1, the window CGTCGACCTTCGCCCCACGCAGTTCACGTGGTAGACCATCGATGGCTTGCTCGAACCCAAGATGTGCTCCACCACCTTTGAGCACGTACAGGACATGATCTCGCAGTGCCTGGTCAGACATGGCGTTGCTCCTTTACGATTCGTTTCACTTCGTCTCGGTTGTCACTTGGCAACCGGCTCAATGCATTCGCTCGTTTCATGCTTTGGTGAATTCACCAGCGTGCTGACGGGGTAGGCTTCCATCTCGTCGTCCGGGTAAGGATCCAGCATCGGCTGCAAGATTTCCGGATCATCGATCGTTTGATCTAACCAGGTATCGATATCTTGGCCCGAGAGGATCACCGGCATGCGGTCGTGCAGTTCGGACATAAGCTGGTTGGCGCTGGTGGTGATGATGGTGCAAGACTCGATCGTCAGGCCGTTCCCTTTCCAGTGCTCCCATAGGCCGGCGAAGGCAATTGGCGCTTCGTCTTTCATTCGAATGTAGTACGGCTGCTTGGCCTTGCCTTCTTTTCGCCATTCGTAAAACCCATCGGCCAAGACCAGACAACGCCGACGTTTGAAAGCCGTGCGGAACGAAGGCTTCTCGGCGACCGTTTCTCCGCGGGCATTGATCATCCGATTGCCGATCTTCGGATCTTTTGCCCAGGAAGGGATCAGCCCCCAGTGTAGCAGCACCAGTTCGCGTGCGTTGGCATCGGCCGTGGACCTGACGGCAGCAACGTCCTGCGTAGGCGCAATGTTGTACCGCGGCATGAGTTCGACCTCGGACTGCGCACCATAGATTTGCAAAAGCTGGTTCAGACGAGCTCGTAAGGTGTATCGACCGCACATGGCATTCCGTGATCTTGGTTATCGAGTTTTGCTTCACGCCTCAGAATTGTTCTTTTTCAGACGCTTGACAAATAGTGTACGCATGTATACATTCCGTGCGAGGGACTGAACATGGAAAAACTCGACTATCACGATACCCGCCAGCAAACGATTGCCGAACTTCAGAATCAGATCTGGGCTCGGGAGCAGGGAACTTCCCCGAATGCCAAGACGGTTTATTCCACCGGTTGTGACGACTTGGATGCGCTGCTTCCCAGTGGCGGTGTACGGCGAGGGAGCCTCATTGAATGGTTGGGTAACAGTTCTGCCAGCAGGGCAGGAACGCTCTCGCTGATTGCTGCGAAAGCGATCTGTCCCCAAGAAAGTCCCACAGTCCTGATCGACGTGCATCACGAGCTTTTTCCGCTATCGCTT includes:
- a CDS encoding SOS response-associated peptidase; this translates as MCGRYTLRARLNQLLQIYGAQSEVELMPRYNIAPTQDVAAVRSTADANARELVLLHWGLIPSWAKDPKIGNRMINARGETVAEKPSFRTAFKRRRCLVLADGFYEWRKEGKAKQPYYIRMKDEAPIAFAGLWEHWKGNGLTIESCTIITTSANQLMSELHDRMPVILSGQDIDTWLDQTIDDPEILQPMLDPYPDDEMEAYPVSTLVNSPKHETSECIEPVAK